In one Candidatus Pelagibacter sp. HTCC7211 genomic region, the following are encoded:
- a CDS encoding 5-oxoprolinase subunit B family protein, whose protein sequence is MIKNISNLGDAALYCDFGTEVNKDINSKVIKLFETIREKNIEGINNLTPSYNKLIVSFDLKITNFKKIKEIVENIQIKETQKLNNKKLEIPVCCDSSFSLDIERLEKKLNLDREQILEVFFNKEFFCYMTGFIAGMPFLGDLEEKMRAQRLETPRVKVPKGSIGLTEQFANIYTFESPGGWNIIGNTPLNVFDIAKEKEPNLINPGDKVKFKRISMEEYKDLNG, encoded by the coding sequence ATGATAAAAAATATATCAAATCTTGGTGACGCAGCTTTATACTGTGATTTTGGTACTGAGGTTAACAAAGATATTAATTCCAAAGTAATTAAACTTTTTGAAACTATTAGAGAGAAAAATATAGAAGGAATAAATAACCTTACTCCTTCTTATAATAAATTAATAGTTTCCTTTGATCTTAAAATAACAAATTTTAAAAAAATTAAAGAAATAGTCGAGAATATTCAAATTAAGGAAACTCAAAAGTTAAATAATAAAAAATTAGAAATTCCTGTTTGTTGCGACTCATCATTTTCTCTAGATATTGAAAGGTTAGAAAAAAAATTAAATTTGGATAGAGAGCAAATTTTAGAAGTTTTTTTTAATAAAGAATTTTTTTGTTATATGACTGGATTTATTGCTGGTATGCCATTTTTAGGAGATTTAGAGGAAAAAATGAGGGCACAACGTTTAGAAACTCCTAGAGTAAAAGTACCAAAAGGATCAATAGGACTTACAGAACAATTTGCAAATATCTATACTTTTGAAAGCCCTGGTGGGTGGAACATTATTGGAAATACTCCATTAAATGTATTCGATATTGCAAAAGAAAAAGAACCCAATCTTATTAATCCTGGAGACAAAGTAAAATTTAAAAGAATATCAATGGAAGAGTATAAAGACTTAAATGGATAA
- a CDS encoding 5-oxoprolinase subunit C family protein — translation MDNNYFEIKRAGINTTFQDKGRNNLYHIGIPFSGAMDNRNFLLANKLVGNKVDSPVIEFAYQGPLLKFNGDKITITVTGDVIFKLNKKNNEIEGRCYETYQLENGDEINILSTNKSVYGYLAISGEIDLKFQWGSCSINTKANIGSNDGKKLTNEQKINIRKINSNQKNKKIDYLNSKIENIRVIKGTNFDYFSEEGKKTFFEKQFTVSKLSDRMGMRLEGPKIENIVNTNIKSEGLLKGVIQVPADGNPIIMLSDHGTIGGYPKIGVVASVDYDRLVQISPGSKIKFKEIDLSDAETLFKLYEMETQNLISQI, via the coding sequence ATGGATAATAATTATTTTGAGATAAAAAGGGCAGGTATAAATACAACTTTTCAAGATAAGGGAAGAAATAATTTATATCACATAGGAATTCCTTTTAGTGGAGCCATGGATAATAGAAATTTTCTTTTAGCAAATAAATTAGTTGGGAATAAAGTTGATTCACCAGTAATTGAATTTGCATACCAGGGACCTTTATTAAAGTTCAATGGTGACAAGATAACAATAACTGTTACCGGAGATGTTATTTTTAAATTAAATAAAAAAAATAATGAAATAGAGGGAAGATGTTACGAAACCTATCAACTAGAAAATGGTGATGAGATTAATATTTTATCAACCAATAAATCTGTATATGGTTATTTAGCAATTAGTGGAGAGATTGATTTAAAATTTCAATGGGGAAGCTGCTCTATAAATACTAAAGCTAATATTGGATCAAATGATGGAAAAAAACTTACCAATGAACAAAAAATAAATATCCGTAAAATAAATTCAAACCAAAAAAATAAAAAAATTGATTATTTAAATTCGAAGATAGAAAATATTAGAGTTATTAAAGGTACTAATTTTGATTATTTTTCAGAAGAAGGAAAAAAAACTTTTTTTGAGAAACAATTCACAGTTTCGAAATTATCCGACAGAATGGGCATGAGATTAGAGGGTCCAAAAATTGAAAATATAGTAAATACAAATATTAAATCAGAAGGTTTATTAAAAGGAGTTATACAGGTCCCAGCTGATGGAAATCCAATCATTATGTTATCAGACCATGGTACAATTGGTGGATATCCAAAAATTGGAGTAGTTGCCAGTGTTGATTATGACAGATTGGTTCAAATTTCACCTGGATCAAAAATAAAGTTTAAAGAAATAGATTTATCTGATGCAGAAACTTTATTTAAGTTATATGAGATGGAAACTCAAAATTTAATCTCACAAATTTAA
- a CDS encoding DMT family transporter yields MNLISKLPGPFLIFLGAFSLSFGGLIVKSFEGATLWQILFWRSLFFSLTVLTFLLISYKKKTFKAFKDSGFPGFFGGIILSFGFCGYVFAMYNTTVANTNFIISLQILFLAIFGYFFLKEKISAITFTSIILAMTGVLLMVGNSLTPGELSGNLAAFTMPITFAVLIMIVRKFPTVDMVPAQFVAGICSCLIGYLLSSKIMISPHDIFLGFLAGCFQVGLGFIFITTGARTTPSAMVGIIMLSESVLGPLWAFLFVSERPSLFGLIGGAIILFAVLIQFYSLLVKSKKSISH; encoded by the coding sequence ATGAATTTAATATCAAAATTACCAGGACCTTTTTTAATTTTTTTAGGTGCTTTTAGTCTAAGTTTTGGTGGGTTAATTGTTAAATCATTTGAAGGCGCAACTTTATGGCAAATTTTATTTTGGAGATCTTTATTTTTTTCACTTACAGTTCTGACGTTTCTTTTAATAAGTTACAAAAAGAAAACATTTAAAGCATTTAAAGACTCTGGTTTTCCAGGATTTTTTGGAGGTATTATTTTATCTTTTGGTTTCTGTGGATATGTGTTTGCTATGTATAATACTACTGTTGCTAACACAAATTTTATTATTTCACTTCAAATTTTATTTCTTGCGATATTTGGATATTTTTTTTTAAAAGAGAAGATTTCAGCTATCACATTTACATCAATTATTTTAGCAATGACAGGAGTTTTGCTTATGGTTGGAAATTCATTAACACCAGGTGAATTATCAGGAAATTTAGCTGCTTTTACAATGCCAATTACTTTTGCAGTGTTAATTATGATAGTCAGAAAATTTCCAACAGTAGATATGGTTCCAGCACAATTTGTTGCAGGTATTTGTTCTTGCTTAATCGGTTATTTACTTTCATCAAAGATAATGATTTCACCACATGATATTTTTTTAGGTTTTTTAGCTGGTTGTTTTCAAGTTGGTCTTGGATTTATATTTATAACAACTGGAGCTAGAACAACCCCTTCAGCAATGGTAGGAATAATCATGTTGTCAGAGTCTGTTTTAGGACCTCTTTGGGCTTTTTTATTCGTGAGTGAAAGACCCTCATTATTTGGATTAATCGGAGGAGCCATCATTTTATTTGCTGTACTTATACAATTTTACTCACTTCTGGTTAAGAGTAAAAAAAGTATCTCTCACTAA
- a CDS encoding TRAP transporter substrate-binding protein, which translates to MIAKKICKTLLKVFAIAFFAQAAYAEVTLKLGTTGRLGMPIGDAIDQALIPALAKASGGKMKIEPHYQKSLCAEQKCGEQANQGLIALWTSSTANYGNFGPELAIFDLPFIFKSLEDAKRISDEWLAERQCKLALENAGHICLSVYSSGGFRQLGNATKPVHVPDDMKGLKWRTTKSPVEFMLVKNWGATPTPYDWSQLYSGLQSGVVEGQYVASPWQHVAKLHEVAKYFTEIGGMWSGNILAMDAKQYNALSDQQRKWLHKAADAYGEKVNELDNAWIKNGEDAIKASAKEWYVPTEAEMSKWRAGAIGAWLDAKGTFEPEVAKRVLLEQGMDGFVAQLEKAGAL; encoded by the coding sequence ATGATTGCTAAAAAAATTTGTAAGACACTACTAAAAGTGTTTGCAATTGCTTTCTTTGCCCAAGCCGCTTATGCAGAGGTAACTCTTAAGCTTGGAACCACTGGTAGACTAGGTATGCCAATTGGTGATGCAATAGATCAAGCATTAATACCAGCCTTGGCAAAAGCTTCTGGTGGTAAAATGAAAATTGAACCACATTATCAAAAAAGCTTATGCGCTGAACAAAAATGTGGTGAACAAGCCAATCAAGGGCTTATAGCTTTATGGACTAGTTCAACTGCAAACTATGGTAATTTTGGACCAGAGTTAGCAATTTTCGATTTGCCATTTATTTTCAAATCACTAGAAGATGCAAAAAGAATATCAGATGAATGGTTAGCTGAAAGGCAGTGTAAACTTGCTCTTGAAAACGCTGGTCATATTTGTCTTTCTGTATATTCAAGTGGTGGATTTAGACAGCTTGGAAATGCAACTAAACCAGTTCATGTTCCAGACGATATGAAGGGATTGAAATGGCGTACTACAAAGAGTCCAGTTGAGTTCATGCTAGTTAAAAATTGGGGCGCAACTCCAACTCCTTATGACTGGAGCCAGTTATACTCAGGTCTACAGTCAGGTGTAGTTGAAGGTCAGTATGTTGCTAGTCCATGGCAGCACGTAGCAAAACTTCATGAAGTAGCAAAATATTTCACTGAAATTGGTGGTATGTGGTCAGGAAACATTCTAGCGATGGATGCAAAACAGTACAATGCATTGTCTGATCAGCAGAGAAAATGGTTACACAAGGCAGCTGATGCTTATGGAGAAAAAGTTAACGAGTTAGATAATGCTTGGATTAAAAATGGTGAAGATGCCATTAAAGCATCTGCTAAAGAGTGGTATGTACCAACTGAAGCTGAAATGTCTAAGTGGAGAGCAGGTGCAATTGGTGCTTGGTTAGACGCTAAAGGTACTTTTGAACCAGAAGTAGCTAAAAGAGTACTTCTAGAACAAGGAATGGATGGATTCGTAGCTCAGTTAGAGAAAGCTGGGGCTCTGTAA
- a CDS encoding TRAP transporter large permease: MESIILLVVLLFLILLGAPIGFILILIPFVYILFTDAVPLVLIPSQMFNAIDSVPLTAIAFFMLTGELMTSATITDRLVALSRALIGRIRGGLAQVNVLVSMFFAGMNGSVVADTATVGALVLPAMKKAGYPAAFSAAVTGVSSTIGGIIPPSIMMIVLANSTEISIAALFAAGIIPGVLIGVVIMIINHYFAIKYNFERSDEPFSIRRAGKELYRSSFALLIPLVLVGSVMGGVASVVEAGAITAMVALLTGVFVYRTIKWKECTGAFRRAFRNSAMVFIIIAASGPFSWLLTSLGAIGDLESWLLSLTDSPIIFILAVILFIFLLGTVMDSAVNIIIVGPVLVNVMAQAGFPEVQAAIVVIVGFLIGSVTPPVGVAYFTAATIAQVRLEKVAVALIPYLIGLFLLLFFILVIPELTMFLPNLMSS; encoded by the coding sequence ATGGAAAGCATCATTCTACTCGTAGTACTCCTTTTTCTAATCTTATTAGGTGCTCCCATTGGCTTCATATTAATTCTTATACCATTTGTTTATATTTTATTTACCGACGCTGTACCGCTTGTTTTGATCCCTAGTCAAATGTTTAATGCTATTGACTCAGTGCCATTAACTGCAATTGCATTCTTTATGTTAACAGGTGAGTTAATGACAAGCGCAACAATTACAGACCGTTTAGTAGCTTTGAGCAGAGCATTAATCGGACGTATACGAGGAGGGTTGGCCCAAGTTAATGTTCTTGTGAGCATGTTTTTTGCGGGGATGAATGGTTCTGTAGTAGCAGATACAGCTACAGTTGGAGCATTAGTTTTACCAGCTATGAAAAAAGCTGGATATCCTGCTGCGTTTTCTGCTGCAGTTACAGGCGTAAGTTCAACCATAGGAGGGATAATTCCGCCTAGTATCATGATGATCGTACTTGCTAACTCAACAGAGATTTCTATTGCAGCATTATTTGCTGCTGGGATTATTCCAGGTGTATTAATAGGCGTTGTGATCATGATAATTAATCATTACTTTGCGATCAAATATAATTTTGAGCGTAGTGATGAACCATTTTCGATACGTCGAGCCGGTAAAGAATTATATAGATCGTCTTTCGCTCTTCTCATACCTTTAGTTTTGGTGGGTTCAGTAATGGGCGGTGTGGCATCAGTTGTTGAGGCTGGCGCTATCACAGCAATGGTTGCTTTATTAACAGGTGTATTCGTTTATCGAACTATTAAATGGAAAGAATGCACGGGTGCTTTTCGTCGGGCGTTTCGTAATTCAGCAATGGTTTTTATTATAATAGCTGCATCAGGACCCTTCAGTTGGTTACTTACATCTTTAGGTGCAATAGGTGATCTTGAAAGCTGGCTTCTAAGCCTCACAGATTCTCCTATTATCTTTATTTTAGCAGTGATTTTATTCATTTTTCTTCTAGGAACAGTAATGGACTCAGCGGTAAACATTATCATAGTTGGCCCAGTGCTAGTTAACGTTATGGCTCAAGCTGGCTTTCCTGAAGTACAAGCAGCTATCGTTGTAATAGTTGGCTTTTTAATAGGATCAGTGACACCACCTGTTGGTGTTGCGTATTTTACTGCTGCAACAATAGCACAGGTACGCCTAGAAAAGGTAGCTGTTGCATTAATTCCCTATCTAATTGGGCTGTTTTTACTTTTATTTTTTATTCTTGTTATTCCTGAATTAACCATGTTTCTTCCAAACCTAATGAGTAGTTAG
- a CDS encoding TRAP transporter small permease, with protein sequence MLKFLNNIDRSIHRILEAMCSIFLAAMVGFTIYNVTMRYVFNNPPVWGDLLTVLSNIWLMFIALSLTARDNEHIALNLIYEKLPNRISLYIRQFWKVMIMIIGIVLMIYGVELVEGMRGKYWEMWYFEISFQGIEFKENYMPKKYAVAILPLAGFLTTAGALISFVKKT encoded by the coding sequence ATGTTGAAATTTTTAAACAACATTGACCGTTCTATCCATCGTATATTGGAAGCTATGTGCTCAATCTTTTTAGCTGCGATGGTTGGCTTCACTATTTATAACGTCACCATGCGATATGTTTTCAATAACCCTCCTGTTTGGGGAGATCTACTAACAGTATTAAGTAATATTTGGTTGATGTTTATTGCACTTTCTTTAACAGCTAGAGATAATGAGCATATAGCTTTAAATTTAATTTATGAAAAATTACCAAATAGAATATCGCTATATATACGTCAGTTCTGGAAAGTAATGATTATGATAATTGGTATAGTTCTGATGATTTATGGAGTTGAACTTGTAGAAGGTATGCGTGGGAAATACTGGGAGATGTGGTATTTCGAAATTAGCTTTCAGGGTATTGAGTTCAAAGAGAATTATATGCCAAAGAAATATGCAGTTGCAATCTTGCCATTAGCTGGATTTTTGACAACAGCTGGTGCTCTAATTTCTTTTGTGAAAAAGACATAG
- the gcvT gene encoding glycine cleavage system aminomethyltransferase GcvT translates to MEIKKTSLNNLHKDNQAKFVEFAGYEMPIQYSKGIIEEHKFTRLHSGIFDVSHMGQLFIYGDENLTEELEKIFPLDLKNLKQNSSKYSFLMNEDAGIYDDLIITKIEDGYLIILNAACKDKDFEILSNLLGTKFKMNLDNNRSLIAIQGPKSVEILNSIINGVDQLNFMSGNWFDSDNQKLFVTRSGYTGEDGFEVSISNDKAEKFVQNLIEKGAQLIGLGARDTLRLEAGLCLYGHELNLNKTPIEANLKWAISKSRLSNGGFIGSEKIMNQIQDGANQIRVGIKPKGRLIAREKTKIFNDTESQIGEITSGTFGPSVNGPIAMGYVDKDFSKVDTKILLEVRGKKYPANICALPFYKKNYVKGVN, encoded by the coding sequence ATGGAAATAAAAAAGACTTCACTAAATAATCTACACAAAGACAATCAAGCTAAATTTGTAGAGTTTGCTGGTTATGAGATGCCAATACAATACAGCAAAGGTATTATTGAGGAACATAAATTTACAAGACTTCATTCTGGAATATTTGATGTATCTCACATGGGTCAGCTATTTATATATGGTGATGAAAACTTAACAGAAGAATTAGAAAAAATTTTTCCTTTAGATTTAAAAAATCTAAAACAAAACAGTTCTAAGTATAGTTTTTTAATGAACGAGGATGCTGGAATTTATGATGATCTAATTATTACTAAAATTGAAGATGGATATTTAATTATACTAAATGCTGCATGCAAAGATAAAGATTTTGAGATTTTATCCAATCTTCTAGGTACGAAATTTAAAATGAATTTAGACAACAATAGATCATTGATAGCAATTCAGGGACCTAAGTCTGTTGAAATTTTAAACTCAATTATAAATGGGGTCGACCAACTAAATTTTATGTCAGGAAATTGGTTTGATTCTGATAATCAAAAATTATTTGTCACTAGATCAGGTTACACAGGTGAAGATGGATTTGAAGTATCAATTTCTAACGATAAAGCTGAAAAATTTGTGCAAAATCTAATTGAAAAAGGGGCACAACTTATAGGACTTGGGGCAAGAGATACCTTGAGATTAGAAGCTGGATTATGTTTATATGGTCACGAACTAAATTTAAATAAAACACCAATTGAAGCAAACCTTAAATGGGCAATCTCAAAATCAAGATTGTCAAATGGAGGTTTTATTGGATCAGAAAAAATTATGAACCAAATACAAGATGGAGCAAATCAAATAAGAGTAGGGATTAAACCTAAAGGTAGATTGATTGCTAGAGAAAAAACTAAAATATTTAATGATACAGAGTCGCAAATCGGTGAGATAACAAGTGGAACGTTTGGACCAAGTGTAAATGGTCCTATAGCGATGGGTTATGTTGATAAAGATTTTTCAAAAGTTGATACCAAGATTTTGCTTGAGGTTAGAGGAAAAAAATATCCAGCAAATATTTGTGCATTACCATTTTATAAAAAAAATTATGTGAAAGGAGTAAATTAA
- the gcvH gene encoding glycine cleavage system protein GcvH, with product MSEVKFSKEHEWITLEGDVATIGITKHATEMLGDIVFAELPEKGSNVEKDGTAGVVESTKAASDVYTPISGEVVDTNQAIVDDPSKINEDPEGSAWFFKLKMKDQSEMDSLMNKEEYEKFAKESSS from the coding sequence ATGAGTGAAGTAAAATTTTCGAAAGAACATGAGTGGATTACTTTAGAGGGAGATGTAGCTACAATAGGAATTACAAAGCATGCAACAGAAATGCTTGGAGATATAGTTTTTGCTGAACTTCCTGAAAAAGGATCTAATGTTGAAAAAGATGGTACTGCAGGGGTGGTAGAATCTACAAAAGCTGCAAGCGATGTTTATACTCCAATTAGTGGCGAGGTAGTAGATACTAATCAAGCTATAGTTGATGATCCTTCCAAAATTAATGAAGATCCAGAAGGATCAGCATGGTTTTTTAAACTTAAAATGAAAGATCAATCTGAAATGGATAGCCTTATGAACAAAGAAGAATACGAAAAATTTGCAAAGGAGAGCTCAAGCTAA
- the gcvP gene encoding aminomethyl-transferring glycine dehydrogenase, which yields MLHNSQKDFLKRHIGPSDEDQNKMLKELNYKSLDDLIKSTVPEKIQLKDELNIGESNSEYEALRKLKVISKKNQIYSNFIGMGYYGTYTPYVILRNILENPGWYTAYTPYQPEVAQGRLEMLLNFQQMIVDFTGMDIANASLLDEGTAAAEAMGLSHRLNKKDSNLVFVSENCHPQTIDVIQTRAEPMGLKVLVGDEDKVLDQLKEDLVCGILQYPGTLGDIKDPSEAISKIHKKNGKAVLVSDLLALALLKTPRELGADIAVGSSQRFGIPMGYGGPHAAFFATKDEFKRSMPGRIIGVSVDRHGNKAYRLSLQTREQHIRRDKATSNICTAQALLAIVSAAYAIYHGPEGIRTIAERVSQLAKNFADKLKQSGYEIYSDHFFDTVTIVTKEKTDQIYKNALDQKVNIRKVNSEMLAVSFDEKKNVYRANQLLKIFNAAESIKREDPSASLPNLPKNLLRTSKYLEHPVFNSYHSETEMLRYLKKLEDKDIALNRTMIALGSCTMKLNATAEMIPISWRELAEPHPFVPIEQMEGYRAMFTDLKNWLRSITGFSGVSLQPNAGAQGEYAGLMVIRKYHLDRGEENRNICLIPSSAHGTNPASAQMVGMKVVVVDCDKEGNVDFEDLKKKAETHSENLGALMVTYPSTHGVFEEKITDICKLIHEHGGQVYMDGANLNALVGIARPGNFGPDVCHINLHKTFCIPHGGGGPGMGPIACKKHLQVYLPNHPVVKDCGPATGIGSVSAAPWGSSSILSISWMYIKMMGSQGLKLATQVAILNANYIAHRLKNHYPILYKGSNGNVAHECIIDIRSIKSETGITEEDIAKRLIDYGFHAPTMSWPVAGTMMIEPTESESLSELDRFCDTLINIKSEIDMIKSGKFDKVDNPIKNAPHTDIELASDEWSHKYSREQAAYPAKFLKTNKFWPPVARVDNVYGDKNIFCTCPSMDEFKEDAA from the coding sequence ATGTTACATAATTCTCAAAAAGATTTTTTAAAAAGACACATTGGACCTTCTGATGAAGATCAAAATAAAATGTTGAAGGAACTTAATTATAAATCACTAGATGATTTAATCAAAAGTACAGTTCCAGAAAAAATCCAATTAAAAGATGAATTAAATATTGGTGAGTCAAATTCAGAATATGAAGCATTAAGAAAATTAAAAGTAATTTCGAAAAAAAATCAAATTTACTCTAACTTTATAGGAATGGGTTATTATGGAACTTACACTCCATACGTAATTCTAAGAAATATTTTAGAAAATCCAGGTTGGTACACTGCTTATACACCTTATCAGCCAGAAGTAGCTCAAGGTAGATTAGAAATGCTACTTAATTTTCAACAAATGATTGTTGATTTCACAGGTATGGATATAGCAAATGCGTCTTTATTAGATGAAGGAACAGCAGCTGCAGAGGCCATGGGATTAAGTCACAGATTAAATAAAAAGGATAGTAATTTAGTTTTTGTATCAGAAAATTGTCATCCTCAAACAATAGATGTAATTCAAACAAGAGCAGAACCAATGGGTTTAAAAGTACTAGTTGGCGATGAAGATAAAGTATTGGATCAATTAAAAGAAGATTTGGTTTGCGGAATATTACAATATCCAGGAACTTTGGGAGATATCAAAGATCCTAGTGAAGCAATAAGTAAAATCCATAAAAAAAACGGTAAGGCAGTCCTAGTCTCTGATTTATTAGCTTTAGCACTACTAAAAACTCCTAGAGAACTAGGTGCAGATATAGCCGTAGGTAGCTCTCAAAGATTTGGAATTCCAATGGGTTATGGTGGACCACATGCTGCATTCTTTGCGACTAAAGATGAATTTAAAAGATCAATGCCAGGAAGAATTATTGGTGTTTCAGTTGATAGGCATGGAAATAAAGCTTACCGATTGTCGCTTCAAACAAGAGAACAACATATTAGAAGAGACAAAGCCACAAGTAATATTTGTACTGCACAAGCGTTGTTAGCAATTGTTTCAGCAGCATATGCTATATATCATGGTCCAGAAGGCATTCGTACTATTGCTGAGCGAGTTTCTCAATTAGCTAAAAACTTTGCAGATAAATTAAAACAATCAGGATATGAGATTTATTCAGATCATTTCTTTGACACAGTCACAATCGTTACTAAAGAAAAAACTGATCAAATCTATAAAAATGCACTAGATCAAAAAGTAAACATCAGAAAAGTTAATTCTGAAATGTTAGCAGTTTCTTTTGATGAAAAGAAAAATGTTTATAGAGCAAATCAATTATTAAAAATTTTTAATGCAGCGGAGTCAATTAAAAGAGAGGATCCTTCTGCAAGTTTGCCTAATCTACCAAAAAATTTATTAAGAACATCAAAATATTTAGAACATCCTGTTTTTAATTCATATCATTCAGAAACTGAAATGCTTAGATATTTAAAAAAATTAGAAGATAAAGATATAGCACTTAACAGAACTATGATTGCACTTGGCTCATGCACTATGAAATTAAATGCTACTGCTGAAATGATACCTATTTCATGGAGAGAATTAGCTGAGCCTCATCCGTTTGTTCCTATTGAACAGATGGAAGGATATAGAGCAATGTTCACAGATCTTAAAAATTGGCTAAGATCTATTACTGGTTTTTCTGGAGTTTCACTTCAGCCTAATGCAGGTGCTCAAGGGGAATATGCAGGATTAATGGTAATTAGAAAATATCATTTAGATAGAGGCGAAGAAAATAGAAATATTTGTTTAATACCAAGCTCAGCACACGGAACTAACCCAGCTAGTGCTCAAATGGTTGGCATGAAAGTGGTTGTAGTTGATTGTGACAAAGAAGGAAATGTTGATTTTGAAGATTTAAAGAAAAAAGCTGAAACACATTCTGAAAACCTTGGAGCATTAATGGTCACATACCCATCTACTCATGGTGTATTTGAGGAAAAAATAACTGATATATGTAAATTAATTCACGAACATGGTGGACAAGTTTACATGGATGGTGCAAACTTAAATGCGCTTGTTGGTATAGCAAGACCTGGTAATTTTGGTCCAGATGTTTGTCATATAAATTTGCATAAAACGTTCTGTATACCACATGGTGGAGGAGGACCAGGAATGGGACCGATAGCATGTAAAAAACATTTACAAGTTTATCTACCAAATCATCCAGTTGTTAAAGATTGTGGACCTGCTACAGGAATTGGATCAGTTTCAGCAGCACCATGGGGAAGCTCAAGTATTTTATCAATTTCTTGGATGTATATAAAAATGATGGGATCTCAAGGTTTAAAACTAGCCACACAAGTTGCAATATTGAATGCAAATTATATAGCCCATAGACTTAAAAACCATTATCCAATTCTTTATAAAGGCTCAAACGGAAATGTGGCTCATGAATGCATAATTGACATTCGATCTATTAAAAGTGAAACGGGTATTACCGAGGAAGATATAGCTAAAAGATTGATAGATTATGGATTTCATGCACCAACAATGTCATGGCCAGTAGCTGGTACAATGATGATCGAGCCAACAGAAAGCGAGAGCTTATCTGAACTGGATAGATTTTGTGATACTTTAATTAATATTAAATCTGAAATAGACATGATCAAGTCAGGTAAATTTGATAAAGTCGATAATCCAATTAAAAATGCACCACATACTGATATTGAATTAGCTTCAGATGAATGGAGTCATAAATACTCAAGAGAGCAAGCTGCATATCCAGCAAAATTCTTAAAAACAAATAAATTTTGGCCTCCCGTAGCAAGAGTGGATAATGTATACGGAGATAAAAATATTTTTTGTACTTGTCCTAGTATGGATGAGTTTAAAGAAGATGCAGCATAA